The Thermoanaerobacterales bacterium nucleotide sequence CACATGGCTTCGGAGGCGGTATCCGGGCGGGGATTAAGCCGCTGCATCTCCCGCATGGCGATAAGGCCCATCGGTGTGGCGGCGTTGCTCAGGCCGAGAACATTGGCGGAGAGGTTCATCACGATGGCCCCGAAGGCCGGATGGTTGCGCGGGATGCTGGGAAAAAGCAGGCGGATAAAGGGCTGGACAATCATTGAAAGGGCCCGGACCAGGCCCGCAGCCTCGGCGACCTTCATTACGCCGCACCAAAAGGCCAGGATCCCGATTAGACCGAGGGCCGTGGATACGGCGGTCTGCGCCCCGTTCAGGGCGGCGGTGGTGACCGTTTCGATGCGCCCGTTGGCCGCGGCCGCAACAATACCGAACAGAATTAGGGCGAGCCAGACAACGTTGACCAAGACACGATCCCCCTTGTCCTTGTCCTCCGTAGTCAAACTCTATGAGGACGGGCCAGGGGGTAGAACCGCGCTCCTTACTGCTCGCTGCTTTTCTTCTTAAGGTAATTGTCGAGCCGTTCGAGCACCGCGGGAGCCAGATCGATGAGGCGATCGGCGATGCCGTTGGCGTCGACCGGCAGGAGGCGCACCTGTCCCTGGCCCACGACGAGAAAGCCCATGGGCTGCACGGATACGCCGGCCCCGCTTCCACCGCCGAAAGGATACGTGCTCGCGCCGTCGTCGCGCGCGATTTCAAACTCTCCGCCACCGGCGGCGAACCCGACCGCCACCTTGGAAATTGGAATAATGATTATCCCGTCAGGGGTCTCCACCGGGTCGCCGACCACGGTATTCACATCCACCATTTGCTTAATGCTCTCCATGGCCGTCTGCATCAGACCCTGGATGGGGTGCTGCTCCACCGGACTTCCCCCCTACATGTGCCGCGAGGCCCTTCAGGCCCGCGACTATAATATGGCCCAGGCGGATAGCCAGTATGCAGCGGATATCGGTGGCGAAAACGGGGCGGCCAAAGTCCGGTTTTACGGCCAGGCGGGGGTGGGCGCGGAAGTCGGTTAGGCGGGAGGTCAGGGTAAGGAGCGACCCCTTGACCGCCCAGGTGAGTCCGGTCAGTATCCCGGTCCGGTCGGCCGACTCGGTGCCGATGCGGGTACTCCAGTCCAGGTCCTCGATACGTATGCGGGGGGTAAGGTAGCAGATGCCGGCGCGGAAGGATTTGAAGACGTTATACCAGCGCAGAAACAGGACGGACAGGGGCAGTTCCCGGACCTCGCGGTCGACGGCGGTGGCCGGGGTATCGGTGGCGGAGCGGGATTTGAGGCGGATAGCGGGATTTCTCCCCAGGCCCGCCCGCAGGTCGAGCATCGGAACCTCCGCCCGGTAGAGGGGCAGGCCGAGCCATGAGACAAGCACAGCCACCCGGTCGTCTTCCCCCTCCCGGCGATAGGCCAGGTTAACCCGGAGGAAGGTCAGGGCGAGAAAAACCCCCGCCATCAGAAGCGCGGCGATTATCAGCAGGAAAAGCACGAAATCCTCCCTTCCTCCTCCTTTACCGTTCCCCCTACGAAACCTAAATGTGCATGACCTCCCGGACGATTTCCATCGTAGCGCGGGCGGCCGTACGGGCTTTTTCGGTCCCGGCGGCCAACACGTCGTCCAGGTAACGGGGTTGGGCCAGGAGCCGGCTGCGGCGCTGGCGGATCGGATCCAGTGCCCTGTTAAGGGCGGCCGAGAGTTCCTTTTTACAGGCCACGCATCCCACGCGCCCCGTGCGGCATTCCTCCTCGATCTCGGCCAGGCGGTCGGCGCTGTACAGGCTGTGAAGGGTATGCACCGTGCATACCTCCGGGTGGCCGGGGTCGTTCTTGCGGATGCGCGCCGGGTCCGTGATCATCATCCGGGCACGCCGGTCGACTTCTTCGACGGGCATGGCCAGGGCGATTTCGTTGCCATAGCTCTTGCTCATCTTGCGCCCGTCGGTCCCGGGGAGGACGGGCGTTTCCGTGAGGAGCGCCTTCGGCTCCGGGAAGACCTGGCCATAGAGGTAATTGAAACGCCGGGCGACCTCGCGGCAGAACTCCAGGTGCGGCAGTTGGTCCTGGCCGACGGGCACGGCATCGGCGCGGTAGATCAGGATGTCCGCCGCCTGCAACAAGGGGTACCCGAGAAAGCCGTAAGTATTGATATCCTTGCCCTGGGCGCCGAGCTGCTGCACCTGGTCCTTGTAGGTGGGCACACGTTCCAGCCAGGACAGGGGCGTGAACATTGAAAAGAGCAGGTGCAACTCGGCATGCTCCAGGATACGGGACTGGACGAAAACGGTGGCCTTCTCGGGGTCAATCCCGGCGGCAAGCCAGTCGGCGATCATCTCCCGGGTGTTTTCGCGCAGGGCGCTGGTATCCTCGTAGATGGTGGTCAGGGCATGCCAGTCGGCGGCGAAGAAAAAACACTCGTGTTTTTCCTGCAGAGCGATCCAGTTATGAAGTACGCTCAGGTGTCCAATGTGCAGGCGGCCGCTGGACCGCATGCCGCTAAGGATACGCATGGTTGGTTTATCTCATCCTTTCAAAGAGGTTGGAAATCCTGGCCGGTTACGCCGCCAGACCACGGGCCAGGTTGAAGAACATTTCAGCCAACGGAACGACGAAGAAGGTCAGGAACTTGCCGATTAGTCCCGTCACCATAAGGACCAGCAGGACAAGCACACCGTACTGCTCCAGAGCCACAAGCCACTCCTGCCGTCCGGGCAGCAGGCCCGCCAGGATCTTGGAACCGTCCAGGGGCGGTACCGGAATAAGGTTAAAAACGGCCAGCACGACATTAATATAGATCAACTGGTAGAGCAGCAGCAACCCGAAGCCTGACTGCATGTAATCAATCAAACCCAGTAGAACGGAAGCCGCGAGGGCCAGGACCAGGTTTGCCGCCGGGCCGGCGAGGGACACCAGTAGGAGGCCCTGCTTGACATTGCCCCGCAGGTTGTAGGGGTTGACCGGGACCGGCTTCGCCCAGCCGAAACCGGCGACAAAGAGCAAGAGCAGCCCCAGCCAGTCCACGTGGGCTACGGGGTTCAAGGTCAGCCTCCCCGCATAGCGGGCGGTATGGTCGCCGAGGCGGTCGGCAACGAAACCGTGGGCGTATTCGTGTACGGTGAGGGCCAGCATAATTGCCGGGACAAGGGCGATAATCTCGGCCAGGTTCGGCACATGAAACAAGGCTTATTCGCTCCTTCCCGCTATCTGCGCGGTCGCTGCGTTGGTCCCCGGGCCGTTGTCCAGCCCCATCACCCGCATTGCATAATCCAACTCTTCCTGCTTGTTCTTGACATGGCCCTCAAGCCTGGCCTGCCACACGGCATCCAAGGCCTTGCGGAACAAAGGGCCGGGGCGGTATCCGAGGCTCCTAATATCTTTGCCGGTAATGGAAGGTTTATGTTTCTTAAGAATGGCGGCGACATCGCGGAAACGGTACTGGAGCCGTTCTTCTTCGAGCATTACCAGGACCAGCGGATAGGCCTCCCGCGGTAGTTGAAGGTAAATACGGGCCAGGTTCACCAGGCTGGTATTGGGGGATGAAAAGCCGCGGACCGCCTGGCGCCAGCTTTCCAGGGCGGTCACCACGTTCTCCGTCTGGCGCCGGCCGATCTTGTAGCGGCTGCAGGTTTCCAGGACCAAGGGCATCGGCGAGGAGTGGAGAATGGCTGTAAAGTAGCAGAGCCAGAGTTCGGCCGGGGGAGGGACCTCCCACTCCTGGAGCCTCCGGATAACCCGGGGAATGCGGCCTACGACCGGCTGCACCTCCCAGTAGGTGACTTTGGGGAAAAGGTGCGGCCAGATGTTCAACTGCGCCAGGCGGGCCAGGGTGCGCGGCGTATAGTCCTTATCCAGCATCCGCTTCACCTCGGCCCATTGCTGCTCATCCGGCACGGTCCGCAGGGCACGTTCGGTCAGGGCTTCGCGCATCAGGGCCAGGGTCTGGCGCTCGATATTGAAACGGTAGCGCTGCTCATAACGGACTGCTCGCAGGATGCGGATAGGATCCTCAATGAAGCTCAGGTTGTGCAGTGCTCGGATCAGCCCGTGTTGGAGGTCGTCCCGTCCCCCGAAGTGGTCGATGACGTCGCCGAACCCCTCGGGGTTCAGGACAACCGCAATGGCGTTAATCGTGAAGTCCCGCCCGTAGAGTTCGTGGCGCAGGGGCGAATCGTCCACCCCGTCCAGCGGCTTGCCATAGGCGTCGAAGTGACGCCGGGCCATGGTAATGTCGAGCCGCGGTCCCTGCGGCAGGAACACCTGGGCCTTATCGATCGCCTCCGCCACCTTGAGTTTCCCGCCAAGGGCCGCGACGATCCTATCCCCCAGCGTCGCTCCATCGCAGTCTTCCACAACCAGATCGTAGTCCCGGCTGGGACGACCGAGAAGCGCGTCGCGGACCATGCCGCCCGTCAGGTAGACCCGGCACCCGAGATCCCGGCCGATGCGGCCGACAGTGCTCAGGATCCGCAGGGCCTCCGCGGAAAGGTTGCGGCGCAGGACCTCGGCCATATTCTGGTATCCCATCTCCTGTTGCGGGGAATTAAACAAGGTGCAAAAGCGCGGCTTGAACTTCTTGTGCAGGGTCTTGAGGATATCGGTGCGCGAGACAATGCCCGCAAGTTGATGGCCGTCAACGATGGGAAGACGCCCGATGTTATTCTCTATCATCAGATGCTGGATTTCGGTAAGGGGCGTGTCGGGGGCGGCGACCAGCACGTTCTTGGTCATAAAGGCCTTAACGGGGGCATGCCGCAGGTTATGGCGGTCGGCCTTTTCGACGTCCCGGCGGGAGATGATCCCCATGAGGTGGCCGTTTTCAACGACCGGCAGGCCGGTGTGCCCGTAGCGCAGCATAATCTGATTGGCCTCTTCCACCCGCATGTCGGGCGGAACCGACTTCACGGGACTGGACATGATCTCGCGGGCCGTGACCGGCGGGTGTATCAACATCCGGATGGTGTCCAGAAGCTCGTTGGCGATATGGTCCAGGCTCTGGCCCTTGATCGTCGCCGAAGCCGCCGCCGGATGGCCGCCTCCGCCGAAGTGGGACAGGATCTCGCGGACGTCGACCTCCGGGACGGAACTCCGGGCGACGATGTGCACCCGGTCCTCCATTTCAACGACGGAGAAGACGGCGTCGATGTGCTCGATCTCGCTCAGTTTATGGGTAAGAACGGCCAGCCCGCCGATGAACTCGTCCACGCTGCTGCGGGCGATCAGTATCTTCTGGCCGTTGACCAGATGGCGTTCCGCCGAAAGCAGGAGATGGCGCAGGAGTTCTTGCTGCTCGTCGGTTAGCGGGCGGGCCAGGAACCGGCCCACCAGGGCGAGGTTCGCCCCGAGACCGATCAGGTAGGCTGCCGCCTCGAGGTCACGCTGGGTGGTGTTGGTGTACAGAAGGCTCCCGGTATCCTCGTAGATACCAAGAGCCAGAACGGTGGCCTCGAAGGGGGTGACCGCGAGATTCCGCGCCCTGATTTCCTCTACGAGGAGGGTGGTGGCGGCTCCCACCGGTTCCACCAGTTCAAATTCACCCCGGATGTCTCCTTCCGCCCATGGGTGGTGGTCGAAGATATGGATCCTCAACCCCGGGTGTTCAGTAAGGGCGGCAAGCTTCGCCAGCCGCCTGGCGTTTTTGGTATCCACCAGGATCAACGTGTCGACGTCCCCGGGGCGCAGTTCACCCGGCTTGTGGAGGTCCAGGATATCCCGGTGAAGGGCTACGAACTCCTCCACGTTGCGTGCCAGTTTGCCCGGCAGGACAAGCTCGGCGTCCGGGTAGAGCTTCTGGGCCGCGACCATGGCCGCCAGCCCGTCGAAATCGGTATTCGTATGTGTCGTTATCAGTTTCAAAGCTCAAGCCTCTCCCCCTTGGTTGGTGGGAAGGTCGGGGCGCAGGCGAGCCGGAACCACGTCGTTACGCGTCAGATCGGCGTAGCTTTCACGGCGGACGACGAGTTCCGCCGTTCCATCCCGGGCAAGGATCATGGCCGGCCGCGGCAGGCGGTTATAATTTGACGCCATCGAGTAGGTGTAGGCTCCCGTAGCCGGTACGGCCAGGATGTCTCCAGGGTTCGGGGCGGGCAGCCGGATGTCCCATATCAGCATGTCCCCCGACTCGCAGCACTTTCCGGCAATAGATACCGGTTTGCCCGGGAGTTCCGTCATTCGGCTGGCCACCGCAGCCTCATAGCGAGCCTGGTAGAGCGCGGGCCGGGGGTTGTCGCCCATGCCGCCGTCCACGGCGACGTAAGTGCGAATCCCCGGGATTTCCTTCACGGCGCCGACGGTGTAAAGGGTCGTTCCGGCCGGTCCGATCAGTGAGCGGCCGGGTTCGACCATAATCCGCGGTAGGGGGAGGCTCAGCCCGGCGGCCGTGGCTTCGACGGTTCCACGGATGGTGCGGGCCAGATCGCCGATCGTGGGAGGCTCGTCACCCTCCACGTAATAGATGCCGAGCCCGCCGCCAAGGTTTAGTTCGGAAAGCGTCCATCCTGTGGCCTCGTGCGCCTTCCGGGCGAACTCAAGCATGACCCGGGCGGCGTCGGCAAAGGCCTGTAATTCAAAGATCTGGGAACCGATATGGCAATGAAGGCCGTGGAGGCGGATATGCGGCAGTGTAAGCGCCTGGCGCACGGCCTCCATGGCCTGGCCGGTCGCGACAGGAAAGCCGAACTTGGAGTCGACCTTTCCGGTCTGGATGTATTCGTGCGTGTGGGCTTCGATGCCGGGCTGCAGGCGGAGCAGGATGGACGCCGTCCGCCCCAGGTCGCCCGCCGTCCGGTTCAACCGGTCCAGTTCAAGGGCATTATCCACGACGAAGCGATGGACACCGGCCTCAAGGCCCATCCGGATCTCGGCCGGCGATTTATTGTTTCCGTGGAAGTAGATGCGCGAGGCCGGAAACTGCACCACGAGGGCGGTGTGCAACTCTCCGCCCGAGACGACGTCCAGCCCCAGTCCCTCCTCTTCGATGATCCGGCAGATAGCCGCGGTGAGCAGCGTCTTGCCGGCATAGATAACATGGTTGTCGGGGCCGAAGGCCGAGCGGTAGGTGCGGCAGTTGTCCCGTAGCAGGTTCTCATCGATGACGTAGAGCGGAGTACCGAAGGTCCGGGCCAGTTCGACGGCGTCGCAGCCGCCGATCTCCAAATGCCCGCGGTCGTTCACCCGCATGGTCCCGCGCAGCAACATCCATTAAGCCTCCTCGATGACAGGTAGCTTCTGGAGCGACCGGGCCAGGTCTTCTTCCGGCAGGGGGAAGTCGACCAGTTCCCCGGCGAGATAACTGTCGTAAGCACTGAGGTCGAAATGGCCGTGCCCGCTGAGATTGAAGACGATGGTCTTCGCCTCGCCCGCCTCGCGGCAGATAAGCGCCTCCTTGATGGCCACGGCGATGGCATGGGCCGACTCCGGTGCCGGGAGGATGGCTTCGTTATACGCAAACAGCAGGGCGGCCTTGAAGATCTCGGTCTGGTTGACGGCCTGCGCCTCGACATATCCGTCGGCTACGAGCTGGCACAAGAGCGGCGAATCCCCATGGTAGCGCAGGCCGCCGGCGTGAATGCCCGGCGGTATGAAATTCGTCCCCAGGGTATGCATGTAACAGAGTGGGGTGAGACCGGCCACGTCGCCAAAGTCGTAGGCCCGCAACCCGCGGGTCAGTGTGGGGCACGCCGTGGGTTCCACGGCGATGAAGCGCGTCGCCAGCCTCCCGCCGAGCTTGTCGGAGATGAACGGGAAGGCGAAACCGCCGAAGTTCGAGCCTCCCCCGACGCAACCGATGAGGATATCCGGCTGCTCGCCGGCTTTTTCAAGCTGTGCCTTGGCCTCCAGGCCGATTACCGATTGGTGCAGGATGACGTGGTTCAGGACACTGCCAAGGGAGTAGTTGGTGTCGGGCCTGATCGCGGCGTCTTCGACGGCTTCACTGATAGCAACGCCCAGGCTGCCCGGCGAGTCAGGGTCTTGTTCCAGGATCCGGCGTCCGGCGTTGGTGCGGGTACTGGGGCTGGCCAGAACCTCGGCACCGTAGACCTGCATCAAGGACCGGCGGTAGGGCTTCTGATGATAACTCACCTTGACCATATACACCGTGCATTCCAGGCCAAAAAACTTGCAGGCAATGGACAGGGCGCTGCCCCATTGTCCGGCTCCCGTCTCGGTAGCCAGGCGCTTGATGCCGGCCAGCTTGTTGTAGTAGACCTGGGCCACCGCCGTGTTCAGCTTGTGGCTGCCGGCCGGGCTGACACCCTCATGTTTGAAATAGATCCGGGCCGGTGTGTCTAAGGCCTTCTCCAGGCGGCGGGCACGGATCAATGGGCTGGGCCGCCACAGGCGGTAAATCTCCCGGATTTCCTCGGGGATCTCGATCCAGCGCTCGGTGGAAACCTCCTGCTTGATAAGTTCCATCGGGAAGATGGGCGCCAGGTCGTCCGGGCCGACGGGCTTCTTTGTGACCGGATGCAACGGGGGCTTTGGCAGGCGGGGCATGTCGGCCTGCACGTTGTACCAGGCGCGCGGGATTTCCTCTTCGCCGAGCAGAATCTTGGTAGCGGTCATCTCTGAACTCCTCTCCTCTCATTCTCCTGCGCCAGGGGCACCGGCCCCAGACACTTACCAACATTTTAACGACCCCATACCCCTTTGACAAGGCACCACGACCCAGGACACCAAACAAAGAAAGGACGCGGTCCATCTTGTACGGTGACCGCGTCCTTTTTGTGAATTGATGACCAATGCTAACCTTTGGGCCGGAAGATGACGGCCGTCAGGTAGCCGAAGACGACGGCGGCGGTAATTCCCGGGGCCGCGGTGGCCAATCCGCCGGTGAAGGCGCCGATGAGGCCCTGCTGCTGCGCTCCTTTGATCGATCCCTGCGCCAGGAGGTGGCCGAACCCGGTGAGCGGCACGGTCGCTCCGGCCCCCGCGAAATCGACTAGAGGCTGGTAAAGGCCGAGCCCCGAGATAATCACCCCGGCGGTGACAAAGCCGACGAGGATATGGGCCGGGGTCACTTTGTAGTTGGTCAGGTCCATCAACAACTGGCCGATGGCGCAGAATAGCCCCCCGATAATGAAGGCTTTGAGGAAGATCATGCTTTCATCCCCCCGTCAGCCCGCCTGGACGACCACCCCGTGTCCGATGGCGGGAATGGTCTCGCCCTGCTTGGCGGTGATGGCGCTGAGGAGAGCGCCGGTTCCCACCCCCAGCAGGCGGTTGATCCGCTTTTGCTGCAACTGCTGCATCAGGTGGCCGCAGAACACGGCGGCCGAGCAGGCGCAGCCGCTGCCGCCGGCATGGGTGTCCTGTTTGGCCTGGTCGTAAATGAGGATGCCGCAGTCTTCAAGTTTGCCGCCCAGGTCGTAGCCGTGATCCTGAAGAATCTTGGCGGCGATACCCCGGCCGTAGTGTCCGAGGTCTCCGGTAACCACTATATCGAAGGCTGCGCCACCGCGTGCGGTATCGCGCAAGTGGCTGATGATGGTATCGGCTGCCGCCGGGGCCATCGCCGAGCCGAAATCGCTTGGATCCCCGATACCCAGGTCGATTACGCGTCCGACCGTGGCATGGGTGATCACCGGCCCGCTTCCTCCCGTCCCAGGGCGCGCCAGAATCGCCGCTCCTGCTCCGGTCACCGTCCACTGGGCGGTCATAGGGCGCTGCACACCCTGCTCGGTCGGGAAGCGAAACTGGCGCTCCGCCGTGCAGCAATGGGACGAGGTGGCGACCAGTACCCGGTCGGCGAAGCCGCCGTCCACGATCATTGCCCCCAGAGCGAGACCTTCGAAGAAGCTTGAGCAGGCCCCATAGAGTCCCAGGAAAGGAATCCCCAACTGACGAGCCGTGAAACCGGAAGCGGTGATCTGATTGCAGAGGTCGCCGGCCAGAAAGAAGTCGACCTCGTCCGGTTTTAGGCTGGCCTTTGCCAGAACCTTGTTTACGGCGTCCTCCAGGTAGCGGCGTTCAGCCTTTTCCCAGGTTTTCTCCCCGTGATAAGGGTCCTCAATAACCTTATCAAAGGTGTTGCCCAGGGGTCCCCGGCCCTCTTTGGCACCGACGGCGGTGGCAGTGGCAATGATTACCGGAGGGTACTGGAAAGTCACCGTCTGGCCCTGCTTCTTGGGCCCCGCCACAGGTCTCCACCTCCTGCGTTAGCGGATCAAAAGATAGATTAGCCCCATAATCCATCCGGCGACGATGCCGAAGACGAGAATCGGACCGGCGATGGTGAAGAGGCGCGCTCCCACGCCGAGGACCAAACCCTCGGCTTTGGCCTCCAAGGCCGGTGCGACCATGGAGTTGGCAAAGCCGGTAATCGGGACGATGGTTCCCGCACCGGCGTAGCGGGCGATCTCGTCGTACACACCAAGGCCCGTCAGCAGGGCGGCGAGAAATATCAGGGTGATCGACGTGGCCGTCCCGGCCGCCAGGGGTGCCAGGCCCAGACCCTGGAAAAACAGCAGAAGGGCCTGGCCGAGTATGGTGATCAGGCCGCCGACGGCGAAGGCCCAGATGGTGTTCCGCAGGACCGGAGGCTTCGGCTTCATCCGGTCACTGATGCGCATGTATTCGTCGCGCTGGGTATCCAGGGGCTTGGATAAGTCAACCTTCAGTCCCAGTCACCTCCTTATCCCCGGGTTGTGGAAAGAGGGACACCTGCGGGGTGTCCCTAATCGATGTAGGCCACCTTTAGGTTGGCCTTATATTCGGTTACTTTCCCGTTTTCCACGTTGGCGGTGAAGTTCACCACCTCTACTCCGGTGATTTTGCCGAGCGTCCGCGAGGCTTCATCGACGGCGCCCTGGACGGCTCCGCGCCAACCGTCGGGCGATTCCCCGACCAGTTCGGCCACCTTGACGTGCATCTGCTCATTCCCTCCTCGTGCTCAAGTTGGTGATACTTCTATTGTTCCGGCGCCGGAGGAGTTTAATGCACGTTCATCCCATATGCCGGGAAAGGGGCTTGCCGGCCCGCTGCTCGAAATGGTTGCTACTGAGTGCGACAGAGCATCCGCAGCTTGTGCAGGGCCTCCCGCTCAAGACGTGAGACCTGAACCTGTGAAAGGCCGAGACGGCGGGCGACCTCGGCCTGTGTCAATTCCTCAAAGAACCGCCAGATGATAATCTGGCGCGTACGTTCGGGCAATCCTTCCAGCAGACGGTCCAGGTCGATCCGTTCGGCCCACGTGTCCTCGCCGTCTCCCCGGTGGTGCACCTGGTCCATAATGTATATCGGGTCGCCTTCCTCCTGGTGCAGTATGTCATACAGTGAGGCCGGGGGTTGGGCGGCGTCCAGGGCGGCTACCAGTTCATCACGCGGCACCTTAAGGGCATCGGCGATTTCACCGATGGTTGGTTCGCGGGAAAGCTCGGCGGCGAGCCGCTCACGGACGTTTTGGACCTTCCACGCCAGCTCTTTCAAGGAACGGCTCACGCGAACCGGCGTGTCATCGCGCAGGAAACGCCGGATTTCGCCGATAATCATTGGAACGGCATAGGTCGAGAACTTGACCTTGAAACGGAGGTCGAACTTGTCTATAGCTTTGATGAGCCCGATACAGCCGATCTGAAAAAGGTCATCATGGTCGTAACCACGGCCTTCGAAGCGCCGGATGACGTTGCACACCAGCTTAAGGTTGGCGTTAATGAGAGTCTCCCGGGCGATGACGTCGCCCTTATGGGCCAGCTTGATCAGGCGGCGGGTCTCCCGGTCGGTCAGGAGAGGCCGGTTCGGGATGTTAAGGTCAATGCGCGCGCGCATGCTCACCGCGTTCGATCCGCTTTGTCAGCCGGACCCGGGTTCCCTGGCCGGGAGCGGAAATAACCTCCACCGTGTCCATGAAGGATTCCATAAAGGCGAAGCCCAGTCCGAGCCGCTCGGGGGTACTGGTAAAACCGGGGACTTGGGCCTGCGTGACGTCCTGAATGCCCTCGCCCTCGTCCTCGACCATGACCTCGAGCCCGTGTTCGGTCAGTATGGCATCCAGGCGGACCGTTTCTCCCGAGCGTTCCCGGTAACCGTGGATTATGGCGTTTGAGACCGCCTCCGAAACGGCGCCTTTGATATCGTCAAGCTCGGACACCGTGAAATCCAGTTGCGAGGCGAGGGCCGCCACGGCCACGCGGGCCAGGCCGACGTTTTCGGGCCGGCTGTCGAACGCCATCCGTAACCGGTTCTTTATCTTAACCATTGTTGCTCCCCTCTCCCCCCGCCAGGCCGGCCAGGGCTTCGGCCTCGGAGTCGTAAAGGCGGCTGAGCCGCGTCAGCCCGGAAAACTCCAGGACACGCCGCACAGCGGGTGACACGCCGACCAGGGCCATAGATCCGCCCTGTCCCGTGATGCGCTTGTACCGCCCGAGGATGACGCCCAGCCCGGAACTGTCCAGGAAAGTGACATCGGACATATTCAGGATCAGGTTCCGTGCCCGACTGCGGTCCAGTTCCCGTTCCAGATGGCGGCGCAAATTGTCGGTGACCCGCAGGTCGATTTCTCCCCCCAGGCGGGCAATGAGGGTCTCGTTTCTGACGTCAAAGGCAGGTTCCAACGGTTCTTATCCCTCCCCCGCATGGTTTTTGCTTTTCCTTTCGCCACCGGGAAAGAGAATCCTGCTAAATTATTCCAATAGACCCCGACAAAAATATGGGGCGGACCGTACCGGGCCTGCCCCGTACTGCGTCAGTTTACCCGAGGATGTGGCGGCTTATCTTCCACCATTGCTGGATGAATGTTGCCCGGGGAACGCTCCGCGTTGCCACTATGGGAACGCGGCGGAGTTCGTGACCGTCTTTTGTCAGGACGTAGTCCCCGACTTTTTGGCCTTTGCGCACGGGGGCTGTCAGGCGCACGGGGATCTCAATACGTGAACCGATCCCTTTTGTCTCGCCCTTTGGAACGACGACCGCCGCTTCATTGGCCACGGCCAGGTCGACACTGGGCGCAGTGCCTTTTTCCACCGGAACGGTTTTAATCTTTTGTCCTTCCTTGGCCAGGAGCAGGCCCTGGTAACGGGCGAAACCCCAGTTAAAAAGCTTCATCGACTCCTGGAAATGGCTCTTCGGTTCCGGGCAGCCCAGAACCACGGCGATAAGTCTCAGGTTGTCCCGCCTGGCGCTGGAAGCCAGGCAGAACTGTGCTTCATTCGTCCAACCGGTCTTGCCGGCGTCGGCGCCCCGGTACCACCATAAGAGCTTGTTGGTATTCCAGCACTTAAACTTGCCGCCGCGCAGGTCATACTCCTTGAGCCGGGAGACCTCGCGTATAATTGGATGGCGCAAAGCCTCGCGCAGGATTACGGCCTGGTCGTAGGCCGAGGAATACTGGCCCTCGTCAGGCAACCCGGTGGTATTGACATAATGGGTGTTGGTGAGCCCGAGCGCGTGGACCTTTTCGTTCATTTGCTGGACAAAGGCCTCTTCGCTCCCGGCCAGGTGCTCGGCCACGGCCACGCTGGCGTCATTGGCCGATGCCGTGGCAATGGAGATCAGCATCTCGCGGAACGTGAACTGCTCC carries:
- the lysA gene encoding diaminopimelate decarboxylase, whose protein sequence is MLRGTMRVNDRGHLEIGGCDAVELARTFGTPLYVIDENLLRDNCRTYRSAFGPDNHVIYAGKTLLTAAICRIIEEEGLGLDVVSGGELHTALVVQFPASRIYFHGNNKSPAEIRMGLEAGVHRFVVDNALELDRLNRTAGDLGRTASILLRLQPGIEAHTHEYIQTGKVDSKFGFPVATGQAMEAVRQALTLPHIRLHGLHCHIGSQIFELQAFADAARVMLEFARKAHEATGWTLSELNLGGGLGIYYVEGDEPPTIGDLARTIRGTVEATAAGLSLPLPRIMVEPGRSLIGPAGTTLYTVGAVKEIPGIRTYVAVDGGMGDNPRPALYQARYEAAVASRMTELPGKPVSIAGKCCESGDMLIWDIRLPAPNPGDILAVPATGAYTYSMASNYNRLPRPAMILARDGTAELVVRRESYADLTRNDVVPARLRPDLPTNQGGEA
- a CDS encoding TrpB-like pyridoxal phosphate-dependent enzyme, with the protein product MTATKILLGEEEIPRAWYNVQADMPRLPKPPLHPVTKKPVGPDDLAPIFPMELIKQEVSTERWIEIPEEIREIYRLWRPSPLIRARRLEKALDTPARIYFKHEGVSPAGSHKLNTAVAQVYYNKLAGIKRLATETGAGQWGSALSIACKFFGLECTVYMVKVSYHQKPYRRSLMQVYGAEVLASPSTRTNAGRRILEQDPDSPGSLGVAISEAVEDAAIRPDTNYSLGSVLNHVILHQSVIGLEAKAQLEKAGEQPDILIGCVGGGSNFGGFAFPFISDKLGGRLATRFIAVEPTACPTLTRGLRAYDFGDVAGLTPLCYMHTLGTNFIPPGIHAGGLRYHGDSPLLCQLVADGYVEAQAVNQTEIFKAALLFAYNEAILPAPESAHAIAVAIKEALICREAGEAKTIVFNLSGHGHFDLSAYDSYLAGELVDFPLPEEDLARSLQKLPVIEEA
- the spoVAE gene encoding stage V sporulation protein AE — translated: MIFLKAFIIGGLFCAIGQLLMDLTNYKVTPAHILVGFVTAGVIISGLGLYQPLVDFAGAGATVPLTGFGHLLAQGSIKGAQQQGLIGAFTGGLATAAPGITAAVVFGYLTAVIFRPKG
- the spoVAD gene encoding stage V sporulation protein AD, with product MAGPKKQGQTVTFQYPPVIIATATAVGAKEGRGPLGNTFDKVIEDPYHGEKTWEKAERRYLEDAVNKVLAKASLKPDEVDFFLAGDLCNQITASGFTARQLGIPFLGLYGACSSFFEGLALGAMIVDGGFADRVLVATSSHCCTAERQFRFPTEQGVQRPMTAQWTVTGAGAAILARPGTGGSGPVITHATVGRVIDLGIGDPSDFGSAMAPAAADTIISHLRDTARGGAAFDIVVTGDLGHYGRGIAAKILQDHGYDLGGKLEDCGILIYDQAKQDTHAGGSGCACSAAVFCGHLMQQLQQKRINRLLGVGTGALLSAITAKQGETIPAIGHGVVVQAG
- the spoVAC gene encoding stage V sporulation protein AC, with product MRISDRMKPKPPVLRNTIWAFAVGGLITILGQALLLFFQGLGLAPLAAGTATSITLIFLAALLTGLGVYDEIARYAGAGTIVPITGFANSMVAPALEAKAEGLVLGVGARLFTIAGPILVFGIVAGWIMGLIYLLIR
- a CDS encoding dodecin family protein, which gives rise to MHVKVAELVGESPDGWRGAVQGAVDEASRTLGKITGVEVVNFTANVENGKVTEYKANLKVAYID
- the sigF gene encoding RNA polymerase sporulation sigma factor SigF, encoding MRARIDLNIPNRPLLTDRETRRLIKLAHKGDVIARETLINANLKLVCNVIRRFEGRGYDHDDLFQIGCIGLIKAIDKFDLRFKVKFSTYAVPMIIGEIRRFLRDDTPVRVSRSLKELAWKVQNVRERLAAELSREPTIGEIADALKVPRDELVAALDAAQPPASLYDILHQEEGDPIYIMDQVHHRGDGEDTWAERIDLDRLLEGLPERTRQIIIWRFFEELTQAEVARRLGLSQVQVSRLEREALHKLRMLCRTQ
- the spoIIAB gene encoding anti-sigma F factor; translation: MVKIKNRLRMAFDSRPENVGLARVAVAALASQLDFTVSELDDIKGAVSEAVSNAIIHGYRERSGETVRLDAILTEHGLEVMVEDEGEGIQDVTQAQVPGFTSTPERLGLGFAFMESFMDTVEVISAPGQGTRVRLTKRIERGEHARAH